CTGGGGTTGAGGACGCTCTCTTGTAGCTTTTCCCCATTTCTGTAGTACCCTCATAGTTCTGAGATTACCCAAACATTTCCAGCACAGCTTGGAGCGCGCTTTGTGTTGTGCCAAGAGGTCTTTCTGTTATGCATCACTCAtaaattgtttcttttcatgtttCCCCCCTGCAACTTTGAAGGCTTAATTCAGTATGAGCTAACTCCTCTGTTGCCTAACACTGGgtgcaggcagacaggcaggccGCTCCTCGGGTCTTGTTGCTGAAATCGGATCCTACGTACATAGCTTTTATGCTTCCTCACTCTCATGACTGGAATCCAACTCTGTGTGTTCCtgttccccttttttgttttcagcatttgtcgcttctcttgccacacAGAAGCGAAAGGTTTGGGCACTTATCTTGCAATCTGAGGCGGGAAGAGGAGAGCTTGTCCTTAGCAGTCTCAGTCTTCACTTTTAGCCGTTTGAAACCTCAGAGGAGAGAACTCAACtgtaattaacaaaaaaaggcCTAAGAAAGCTTTGGTAAAATTTCTACTGAGATGAACTCAAAAAAGAGGCTGCTTCCATCAGCTCATCTGAACTTCATGCTAAGAAACTTCCTTGTGATGATGAGTCACGTCCAGCCATCTGCCAGATGTTCAAGGGCACCTCATCTAGCCTTTCTCCTAGCCTGAAGCTCCTGGCGTCCCATTGGGCACACCTTTCCTGTGCAGTCCTTACAACACAATATTTTTGATGTAAAATACGTAGGGTTGCCAGCGTGATTTTAAAAACCGATCCGAGCTTAAGCAGCAGGAGGTTTCCGTGGCGTGTTTCCTCTTTCTTGGCAGCACTTCGGTCAGGACAGAATTGAAAACGCTGTGGGCTCCCGGCAGGGATTAGTGGTGTAGAAAAGCAGAAGTTCTATCTTTCAAATCTGAACAACATGTAAGAAAAATTGTGATGGCTTGCAGGGGGTGGCGAGGAGCAGAAGGGGGAGGAAGCTTTGTAAACTGAAGGTTTTAAACTTTATccgctttgtgtgtgtgtgtccctcgCAGGAATGTTCAGCATGTGGTCGTTTGCTTGGTGTTAGGATAGCTGCTGAGGCTGTCCTGGGCTCTGACTGCTACTTTTCTctccaaaataaaatggaaaaacacaTTCTTTCTACAAAGGAAAACATAATAAAACAGAGAAGATCATCACAGCTTCATCTTTAGATGACATTCACTTGCCTGGCAGAGGAGAGTGCTTTAGTCTATTTATGTTCAAACCATAACAGTCCCTGTTGGAGCCCTGTTTTGATTTCTGGCTGATGTGTATGTTATCTTGCCTCTCTTACACTAGGCAAAGCCTCTGCAGTTTAATTGCAGCCTTAAAGTTCAGACAAATATTTACAGCTTCTGCTTTCCTTGTAAGATGAATGTCTGCTTCAAAACACTCTCTTTGCTGTGTTTCCCACTCCTTAAGTGGGTTCATGCTTTTTAAACCTGCCTGGGCAGCTTGGGAAATAAAGTGGGAGTCGCAGCCAGTACAATTTGTTCTCTGCTTTATTTACAGGAACCAAGCAATAAGCGGGTTCGGCCTTTAGCACGGGTCACATCCCTGGCGAACTTGATCTCTCCTGTAAGAAATGGTGCAGTTCGGCGCTTTGGGCAGACAATACAGGTAAAAAGCAGAGCCTTCCAGTCCTTGAAGTCTGGAGACGTGGGGAAGTTACTGGCTGTACGGGGCTGAAACGGGCACTGGGATTTCGAGGCGTCTCTCGAAAATCTCGTATGTGACTCATGCAAGGACAGAAAGCTTGCTTGGGACTTGGGGATGAAGCAGAGTTCAGGAGTTCAGAGGTGGCATGCTAGATAACCAGGTTATTGAGGACTTGAGcagtaaaaaaaatcaactgaTTCAGATAGGGAGAATTAGTTGATAAACTGTTCCAGGACTTGAGATACGTGTATTGGAGCATGTGTTTAAATGTGAACTGACCCCGCTGTTCAGCGATCTTTCAGTAGTGTTAGAGAAGTGTCGTCTAAGGAACACTACACCCCACGCTCGCGCATAAGAGCGCTTCTGTGTCTGGGTTTGAGTAACGTTGCAAATCACGAGAGCAAAGTTCAAGTGACTCCTGATTAGCCCTGTTCTAGGTAGGATTATGACCctagtttattttcttcctcattccTTGGAAACAGACCCAAGCTTTACCTGCCCATCCTCCTCCCAAGCACTGCTTGGATCAGTGCAGCGAGAGGCACATGGAAAAGCTTGCCAATCTCTGGGCTCTCGGGGCTTTCTCAGCAGCTTGATTAAAGTGTTCCTTTATCTGAGGAAAAGGTGTCTGGGTGTGTTTTCCTGCCCTGTACAACAGAGGAGGATGAAGGATTGGGTGGGGTATGGATAATACTACAATACTTCTGTATTTCCAAAATGTTTGctctacatatttaaaaaaaatttttttttttcaacccctCTAGTCATTTGCCCTTCGCAGTGACAGCAAATCTCCTGGCTGCGCCCAGAAGTCATGTAGCAGATCTGCTGCTCCTACTCCTCCTAAACGAAGAAACAGCGTACTTTGGTCTGAGATGTTAGATGTCAACATGAAAGAGTCCCTGAGCACCAAAGAAATCAAGCGCCAGGAGGTAGGCTGTCCGCCAAACAGCGGGACTGGGGAAGGCAGCCGAGGCTGCTTCCTCTGTGGGGAAAGGAGTAAGGAGCATCCGCGGGTGACTGTATCGTCCTGTGCACCTTCATTTCTAAGCCGCTAGATTTATAGCTGCATTAGGCATGGGAAAAGGTAGGCTGCTCTCTCTGGAGTCACTAGGGAGTTTGTCTCCCCAGTTTGACCCTTCGGAGCTGCCAAACTCTTTCCCTGGGGGTGCTCAGCGTTTCAGAAATTTGAGACCCAGCTACACCGGTTGCTTTGCAGCAGACCCAAAGTCGGGTTCCTTCTAAAGCCAGCTGTCTTTCTCTTAAAGCTCTTGACAATTGGTTGAAAGCCAAATAGCAAGGCCTTGGCTTGCCTTTTTCCTGTAGTTCTTAGACAAATCGTCTAGTGACAACACAGAAGCTGACTAAAGACGCCTGGGATTTGACCTCTGTGGTTTTCTGGGCTTTGTTTATTTCGTACTGGCCTGTGTAAAAGCAGTGATTTAAAAGGCGCTAATATTTAATTTGGCTTGTGCACGAGCGTCAGAGCTTTCACACAGTTGTAAGTAATGTTGCTCTCTCGGAGCTGGGAAAGCCGGCAGATTTACTTGAGGTTGTCATGCCCAGGTGGCATACAGTGATTCAGATGGCGAAACCGCCTATTCACGCTGTAGAGACACCATATACATCATGTGAGCTGAAAGGCTCTTTCAGAGGAAGGCCGGGATTAAAAATGACTTTTGATGCTTTATCCCCTTCCTCACAGGCAATATATGAAATGTCCAGGGGAGAGCAGGACCTAATCGAAGATCTGAAGCTTGCCAGAAAGgtgagtggggttttttcctgcagtCAGTAATCGTATTGCGGGTAATAATGAAGTTTCATTGCAGCTGCAAACATTCCACATCAGCTTTGTCAGGCCCAGAACCCACAGCTTGACAGCTGGCCTGGGAAGTTGACGTGAGCAGTCCCACAGTACTGGTTTGACTGCAGTAAACCCAGCCAAATAAGGGTTGTGCTTTGCAGTCCTACAGAGCCGGTTGGGGAATCCCTCTCCCCGGTGAGAGCAGTTCAGACAGGAAAGTCCTTTTCATTTGAAGGCCTTGATACCTTCATACAGAGATGAACCTTCTAACGATCAAAGTCGGTGTTACTGTTTGTGTTGGCTTCACTTCATATCTGTCCTGCGCGTGGTACATCCCCTCGTATTTCAGTTGTCAGCTTTTGGGCTTGGGAGATCTGAACATGTTTTAATACTGATGTTCTTTGACAGGCCTATCATGATCCCATGCTGAAACTCTCTATCATGTCTGAGGAGGAACTCACCCACATATTTGGGGACTTGGATTCTTACATTCCTCTGCATGAAGGTAAGAGCAAGTGGATCATTCTCACATAGTGTGCTGACTAAGAGTTAAACTCTGTGCTTTCTCACATTGGAACAGCTTACTGGAGCACTGATGCAATTTCTGTCCTTGTGTTTCAATTCCAGACTTGTTGGCGAGTTTAGGAGAAGCAACAAAACCAGATGGAACAGTGGAGCAGATTGGACCCATTCTTGTGAAGTGGGTGAGTACAGAACTTAGAGACAGCAGGCTAAAAATGCGCTTAAAGAACGTTTAAAGCTAGAAGCCGAAAAGCTGTGGGCTTTTGTGACCTTGAGCGAAGAGATTGGAACGGAAATCCTGGCTACACTGAGAACAATAGGAATCTGTCAGCCGTAACGGGCCATGATTTCACCCTGGAGACTTACACTGGCATGACTGCAATTACTTGCTGATTTATGTTTGAAATGTCTATATCTTCTGCACTGGTTGTCACTGATGTGATTTCAGTGGTGTTATCGCTGTTCATCTCAACcatctgaacttcaaaggcattGCATGCAGGATGCCCTTGTTCTCCTCACGAAAGACCAGCTACATATACAAGATAGTCTGTCAGCTTTTTTTTATTGGGCAAAGTATCGCAGTAAGGGAAGTAGAACTCCCCGAGCTTGACATGTTAATGCGATTTGCTTTTCCTACAGGGAGTTTGACTCCTGAATAATTGTTCTCTTGTCCTGCAGTTACCACGACTCCATGCCTACAAAGGTTACTGTAGCAATCAGCTGGCAGCCAAAGCGCTTCTGGATCAGAAGAAGCAGGACCGGAGAGTGCAGGACTTCCTTCAGCGCTGCCTGGAGTCCCCTTTCAGCCGCAAGTTAGACCTTTGGAGCTTCTTGGACATTCCTCGAAGTCGGCTGGTCAAATACCCACTGCTCCTGAAAGAGATCCTGAGGCACACTCCCAAAGACCATCCCGATATCCAGATTCTGGAAGAAGCCGTAAGTAATAGTGATTTTGTGATCGTTGCTCTGACGTAAGCACGTCATTCTGGAGCTCCAGAAAGCTTTCTTAAACTCCCCAGCAATTTTGTGGGGTGGGCACAAATCTGCGACTGTAACCCTGCATGAAAGCAAGTGAAAGATGGGTCCACGTGGGTTCCATCATCTGGAGTTTAATTAAATAGCGCTTACAGGGAGGATACACAAGCAGAGGCCACTATTTAATCACTTGTGAACGTTTTGATTTATAGATAGCGATAATCCAAGGAGTCCTCGCTGACATCAACCTGAAGAAGGGGGAGTCGGAGTGCCAGTATTACATTGACAAGCTGGAGTACCTGGACGAGAAGCAGAAGGACCCAAGGATTGAAGGCAGCAAAGCTTTACTGTGCCATGGGGAGCTGAAGAACAAAAATGGACATGTAAGTCCCTCCTGTTCACGGTAATTAATTCTCAAGTTTGAAAATCTTCCCTCGGAGGCAGTGAAAACTGTTTGTCTGTTATAGCAGGACCAGCAGCCCTTCCATCCTTCGGGTTAGTTTAGACAATGAGctaaatttaaaaagcagaagagaaagcaccTGATGGCAGTCTGCATTTCAGGGCGTAAGGGAAAGTTTCCTGCTGACAGCTTTACAATTGGCCTTCAGAAGCTGGAAAATAATTAGCGCAAGATTACCATAGAAAGCGTGCTCCGTGCCCAAGCACTCCATCAAAAGGGATTTCCTGCCGGCTGTTTACTTTCAGGTGCTCTGCCGTTCCCCGTTATGAGCGCTGGCGCACAGCTCTTCCAAACAAAAGCGTTCCTGCAAAAGCCTGTTTGGCTTTGACGTGAACCACCAGAAGTTtatctcctgctgcagcagcgcTGAAAGACCCTGCTGTATGCCTTTGTTCTGCCTTGCGGGACTAACCTCATTTTAaacatcaaatttttttctgttttcttcatggttttttgttggttggggGCTTTTTCGTTTAATTTGGCCATTATATTTCTGTACACATAAAGCATTTTGTATTGTCAGAAAAGATGTTGTTTTTAACCATCCTATTCTTGGCCTCTATAAATCATAATTCACTTTCTAAGGGTTGTGAGATAAGAAACCTGGTGATGTAAGTGTGGTCTGTGCCACCGCTGCCAGGGCCCTGCGTCGCTGTACGAGGAAACTGGCAGAAAGTTAACGTGGGTGAAACTCCAGATAACGTGGCCTTGAATCCCAGAGGACGTGTAACCGCTGTGAATACAGAGTACAACGCTTTGCTCATATTCAGATgtgttttccctttcagaaaCTCTACGTCTTCCTCTTCCAAGACATCCTGGTTTTGACCCGGCCGGTCACTCGCAATGAGCGTCAGGCCTACCAAGTGTACAGGCAGCCGATCCCCGTCCAGGAGCTGCTCCTCGAAGACCTGCAGGACGGCGATGTGAAAATGGGAGGATCCTTCCGAGGAGCCTTTGGGAATTCCGATAAAGGTACAGACCAACCCAGCTCATCTGTGCGGGAGTCTGTGGGTGAGGAGAGGTTACTCCTGGGCGTAGATCCCCGTGGACCGAGGTTCCTCCAGGACAGCAGACATGTGATCCATGCTAACATCCACCTTTAGACTTGtcactgctgggctttgcagtTTTACATTTGGTGACCGTGAATGTGAATATGGTGCTTTGCAGCTGGTGCTCAGGTTGGAAAACATCTAAAACAAGGAGGACACGGAGCTgttggggccagaggaggccccagcagtaATGTGagagctggaacccctctgctgggaggaaaggctgggagagctggggctggtcagcctgaagaagagaagggctccagggagaccttagagcagctgccagtgcctggaggggcctagaggaaagatggggaaaatcttttcagcagggcttgttgtgataggacaaggagcaatggctttaaactaagggaggggacaatgagactggatataaggaagaaattttttatggtaagtgtggtgaaaccctggcccagggtgcccagagaggtggttgatgccccatccctggaaccatcccaggccaggttggacggggctctgagcaacctgacccagctgaagatgtccctgctccctgcaggggggttgggctggatggcctctgaaggtcccttccaacccaaaccattccgtgacTCTGTTTCAGCGTGCTGGGTTGTGGGCTTTGGGGAatgatttttttggtggggttttgaaCGCTTCCCCTgaagcagagcagggcagtccAGGTCACTTGTCAGGCAGTGGAATCTCTAAATATTGAGCTAGGAACTGATCTGCTTTTTCCTATGTTTATCTTCAGCTAAAAATATCTTCCGAGTTCGTTTCCAAGATCCCTCGCCGGGCCAGTCCCACACGCTGCAGGCCAACGACGTCTTCCACAAGCAGCAGTGGGTGAATTGCATCCGCGCCGCCATCGCTCCCTTCCAGCGGACTGCCGCCACGCCGGAGCTGAAGGAGCTGCCGGAGCTGAGCGAGGAGTCGGAGGAGAACAACCCCTCCGCGCCCAACGTCAAAGCCCAGAAGAGGCAGTCCGCCGTGTCTGGCGTCACCGAGATGGAGCTAGACGAAAGCACGTCCGCGTGCGGCCCCGTCCTGGACTCGGAGGAAGCCAAGGGCGTGAAGTCGCACCGAACGCCGTCCGGGCACAGGAAGACGAGGGAGAAGCAGCTGAGCGGCAAGCGGAAAGAAACGCTAGTGTAAAGAGGAGCCCAGCGACGTGGTGGAAGACTGTTTATTTATAAATAACGTGTACATTTTTGTTGTAATGTGAGCGTGGTTGGATTCACTCTACTgaacaggatattttttttttgtttgtttttttatgttgtaATGGCAGCTACTGGTATACAGTTAACGCTGTTGAGCTGGGGTCTGTTTTTTACAAAACGTGGCCGCTTTGAACCTGGTTTGAATGCCACGAGTGATTCGGGAGCCCTCGGGCGTTGGACTGCTCGCGGCAGTCAGGAAAATTTCCAAACGATTTCCACGCGCGGTGTTGGAGGCTGGAAAACAGAACAGCGAAAAGGGGAGGTCGGGGCCGTCGCCAGCCTGGCAGCACCTCCCCTGGCAGGGGCTCTGGGTCAGCCCCGCAGGAGTCCTCGGAAAGGGGACTCGAATCCTGAATTCACGCTTCCTTCTTGGCTTGGGCACTGCGTGTTCTGCGGTGTCGGGTTGTCATCATCCGTGCAACTTTTCAtgttcaaaaaggaaaaagaaaaaaaaaacagaccccAGGTTCAACAGGTTCTCAATTGACCTACTGGAATCTTCCATCTTGGTGTGTCCTTTCTACATTCCTCATTTTCACTCTTGTAATCTGccagctatttaattttttttattagttttgtttcaagtttgggggtttttttgttttgttttctttgtttttctttttttttacttttgtatgttgattgtttgtttgttcagacttggcatttcctttcgaGTACCTGACCCCCCTGG
The sequence above is drawn from the Opisthocomus hoazin isolate bOpiHoa1 chromosome 8, bOpiHoa1.hap1, whole genome shotgun sequence genome and encodes:
- the NET1 gene encoding neuroepithelial cell-transforming gene 1 protein, whose amino-acid sequence is MVAHDELGGLLPIKRTIRVIDAQNQSFREQEEPSNKRVRPLARVTSLANLISPVRNGAVRRFGQTIQSFALRSDSKSPGCAQKSCSRSAAPTPPKRRNSVLWSEMLDVNMKESLSTKEIKRQEAIYEMSRGEQDLIEDLKLARKAYHDPMLKLSIMSEEELTHIFGDLDSYIPLHEDLLASLGEATKPDGTVEQIGPILVKWLPRLHAYKGYCSNQLAAKALLDQKKQDRRVQDFLQRCLESPFSRKLDLWSFLDIPRSRLVKYPLLLKEILRHTPKDHPDIQILEEAIAIIQGVLADINLKKGESECQYYIDKLEYLDEKQKDPRIEGSKALLCHGELKNKNGHKLYVFLFQDILVLTRPVTRNERQAYQVYRQPIPVQELLLEDLQDGDVKMGGSFRGAFGNSDKAKNIFRVRFQDPSPGQSHTLQANDVFHKQQWVNCIRAAIAPFQRTAATPELKELPELSEESEENNPSAPNVKAQKRQSAVSGVTEMELDESTSACGPVLDSEEAKGVKSHRTPSGHRKTREKQLSGKRKETLV